The following are encoded together in the Nitrospira sp. genome:
- a CDS encoding short chain dehydrogenase: MRVIVIGGTGTIGTAVVKLLSTRHDVVTVGHTRGTFHVDLAAPDSITSLFKAVGTCDAVVSTAGIAKFASLDDLTYDDYFIGLKNKLMGQANLIRIGKPFVTNHGSFTLTSGVLSQEPMKGSCAISMANAGLEGFVRAAAIDLPRGQRVNVVSPPWVTETLIARGMDPSIGIPADQVAQAYLASVEGTMTGQTLDPRKVAA; this comes from the coding sequence ATGCGAGTGATCGTGATCGGAGGAACAGGAACCATCGGAACAGCCGTCGTGAAGCTCCTCTCGACACGTCATGACGTGGTGACGGTGGGACACACACGCGGGACGTTTCACGTCGATCTGGCCGCGCCGGATTCTATCACCAGCCTGTTCAAAGCGGTCGGCACCTGTGATGCCGTGGTGAGCACCGCCGGCATCGCCAAGTTCGCGAGTCTGGACGACCTGACCTATGACGACTACTTCATCGGCCTGAAGAACAAACTGATGGGGCAGGCCAATCTGATCCGCATCGGCAAACCGTTCGTGACCAACCATGGCTCCTTCACGCTCACCAGCGGCGTGCTCAGCCAGGAACCCATGAAAGGCAGCTGCGCCATCAGCATGGCCAATGCCGGATTGGAAGGATTTGTCCGCGCCGCCGCCATCGATTTACCACGCGGCCAGCGCGTGAATGTCGTCAGCCCGCCTTGGGTCACGGAAACACTGATTGCCAGAGGAATGGATCCATCCATCGGCATTCCCGCGGATCAAGTGGCGCAGGCCTATCTGGCCAGCGTGGAAGGCACCATGACGGGACAGACATTGGATCCGAGGAAAGTCGCCGCCTAG